In Candidatus Nomurabacteria bacterium, the following proteins share a genomic window:
- a CDS encoding glycosyltransferase: MARKNLSRTDASEFERYSLDYVLEREKRARDDTRYVSVEEAINDDSVYEVRSDRDETRVLFISQDESLLNPTQQSLDGYTNISDLFDEVHILILRQGIRAKNPTLRVADNVWLYTASDKDWWHTPWSGMALTEDQLVFAGGFRPDLIVARDPFESAFLANRLGKKYNRPVQIHVLEDYTQADFLKKSKHNRWRRYLPHFTISKVKSVRTSTKAIAELIQNKFSVEDLAVLPRFNNYESLIKIQSTLDLRAKFKPLVFIMLYIGELDYDSAAYRAIDAARFGLKNPHIGLVIVGDGPAKKELQERAETFGIKEQVIFETNVKDVVPYLKSATVLIIPDTDSESEEVALQGAAAGIPMVVARTAAREDIFIDGESALLCAPDNTDEFSLKLNILMNDVPLRGRMVETAQAMIVKKFHDDPKRYLATYRESIEQVFFVGDSSAEGK; the protein is encoded by the coding sequence ATGGCAAGAAAGAACCTTTCGCGTACTGATGCTTCAGAATTTGAACGTTATAGCCTGGATTATGTTCTGGAGCGGGAAAAACGTGCCCGAGATGATACTCGTTATGTTTCAGTAGAAGAGGCGATAAACGATGACTCTGTCTACGAGGTAAGGTCCGATCGTGATGAGACTCGGGTTCTGTTTATTTCACAGGATGAGTCGCTGCTCAATCCTACCCAGCAGTCGCTTGATGGATATACAAATATTTCTGATTTGTTTGATGAGGTGCATATTTTAATTTTGCGCCAGGGAATTAGAGCTAAAAACCCTACCTTGCGTGTAGCTGATAATGTCTGGCTCTACACAGCTAGTGATAAAGACTGGTGGCATACTCCTTGGTCGGGAATGGCTCTGACTGAAGATCAGTTGGTGTTTGCTGGAGGTTTTCGGCCTGATCTCATTGTGGCGCGTGATCCTTTCGAAAGTGCTTTTTTGGCTAATCGGTTAGGAAAAAAATACAATCGACCAGTCCAGATTCATGTTTTGGAAGATTATACGCAGGCTGACTTTTTAAAGAAGAGTAAACACAATAGGTGGCGAAGATATTTACCTCACTTTACTATATCTAAAGTTAAGAGTGTGCGAACTAGCACTAAAGCTATTGCTGAGTTGATCCAAAATAAATTTTCAGTCGAAGACTTAGCGGTTTTACCGCGTTTCAATAATTACGAGTCGCTTATAAAGATTCAGTCCACACTAGATTTACGGGCCAAGTTCAAACCATTGGTTTTTATTATGCTTTATATTGGTGAACTTGATTATGACAGTGCTGCCTACCGGGCTATTGATGCGGCTCGCTTTGGGTTAAAAAATCCACACATCGGTTTAGTTATTGTTGGTGACGGTCCAGCTAAAAAAGAATTGCAAGAGCGGGCAGAAACTTTTGGTATTAAGGAACAGGTTATTTTTGAAACTAATGTAAAGGATGTGGTACCTTATCTGAAATCTGCTACCGTTTTGATTATTCCAGATACCGACAGTGAGAGCGAAGAGGTAGCTTTGCAGGGGGCAGCGGCTGGCATACCAATGGTAGTGGCACGCACAGCCGCCAGAGAGGATATATTTATTGATGGTGAGTCAGCTCTGCTTTGTGCTCCAGATAATACTGATGAGTTTAGTCTTAAGCTAAATATACTAATGAATGATGTGCCTTTACGTGGTCGGATGGTAGAAACAGCACAAGCTATGATAGTTAAAAAATTCCATGATGACCCTAAGCGGTATTTGGCCACTTATCGTGAGAGTATTGAACAGGTATTTTTTGTTGGTGATAGTTCAGCTGAAGGTAAATGA
- a CDS encoding YvcK family protein — MDKKRVVVVGGGTGTHTVLRGLRPYSDQLDITAVVSMSDSGGSTGRLRDEFGRLPIGDIRNALTALAADGDEHDKLLRQLFSYRFDRGQGLAGHNFGNLLLTALTEILGDEVKAIEATSRILRVSGRVVPVTTDNNDLVAEYEDGTIIKGEDDIDRLRTDNAPHRIVRLLQSPVVKITESAKKTLLEADLVVLGPGDLYTSVLANCIVGGFAEALQQSRATVVYVCNLMSKQGQTVGMNAKEHIDEIIKYIGRNIDIAIVNNTSLSQGLLKKYASKGDYPILNNCSNDVAYKVCAESLVADEEIKQVAGDALKRSLIRHDPDKLAAILLQILN, encoded by the coding sequence ATGGATAAAAAACGTGTTGTAGTAGTGGGTGGGGGAACCGGTACACATACGGTACTGCGTGGTCTTAGGCCCTATTCTGACCAGTTGGATATTACTGCCGTAGTCAGTATGTCAGACTCGGGTGGTTCAACTGGCCGGCTGCGTGATGAGTTTGGCCGGCTACCGATTGGTGATATTAGGAATGCTCTAACGGCTCTAGCGGCTGATGGTGATGAGCATGATAAATTGCTTAGGCAATTATTTTCCTACCGGTTTGACCGAGGTCAGGGTTTAGCTGGTCACAATTTTGGTAATCTGCTGCTAACTGCTTTGACGGAGATACTGGGGGATGAGGTGAAGGCAATTGAGGCTACGTCTAGAATATTGAGAGTATCGGGTAGAGTGGTGCCGGTTACAACTGACAATAATGACCTGGTGGCTGAATACGAAGACGGAACTATAATTAAAGGTGAGGACGATATCGATAGACTTCGTACGGATAATGCGCCACATCGTATTGTTAGGCTGCTGCAATCGCCGGTTGTTAAGATTACCGAGTCTGCTAAAAAAACTTTGCTTGAAGCAGACTTGGTGGTTTTGGGTCCAGGGGATTTATATACTAGTGTGCTAGCCAACTGTATTGTTGGCGGTTTTGCTGAGGCTTTACAGCAGAGTCGGGCGACGGTGGTCTATGTTTGTAATCTGATGTCAAAACAGGGTCAAACAGTGGGAATGAATGCCAAAGAGCATATTGATGAGATAATAAAATATATCGGTCGCAATATAGATATAGCGATTGTAAATAACACATCTTTGTCTCAAGGGCTATTAAAAAAATATGCCAGTAAAGGCGATTATCCGATTTTGAATAATTGTAGTAATGATGTGGCATATAAGGTCTGTGCCGAATCATTGGTGGCTGACGAAGAGATAAAACAGGTGGCGGGCGATGCCTTAAAGCGGAGCTTGATTCGTCACGATCCAGATAAGTTAGCAGCAATTTTACTTCAGATTTTGAACTAG
- a CDS encoding lamin tail domain-containing protein yields the protein MINYLFVFVMLVGFGFVPIVANAAVIINEIAWMGDTESANHEWIELRNTEAVPVNVDGWILSDGLNLEITLSGTIPASSYAVLERSSDEAATGAAFLIYTGALVNTGVTLTLRDSGGLIVDQVAGGESWQEIGGDNTTKDTAQYTSAGWVTDSPTPGAQNRSGRVEPKLPTTESVVSKTSINKPKTVSSSKGNQKPGLLVQSTAELNVYADVPDIAYVNQTISLTATGEGIGQTILNSLVYTWNFGDSYDAMGSQVEHFYAYPGTYVVTVNAKYATRDVTVRKEITVLPITFSITKNEVGDIQLHNDSPYDVDISGFSIKGLAEVVLPPRTIILPRGTITIAKDRLKVSDENLVAVYDTKHNIVTSTFTDLAVGAAANLLAAAPTAHFAVEKKGYEVVSRRSVESVNTLVEADTDANFEYVVASNDTTPSEVTVEGVVEEVKDDIPEVSKMEEVDKKKDKSDPSPKQINWPYLAFTTLLLFVITAMYFSRQRS from the coding sequence ATGATTAATTACTTGTTTGTATTTGTTATGTTGGTCGGTTTTGGTTTTGTGCCCATAGTGGCTAATGCGGCGGTTATTATCAATGAAATAGCTTGGATGGGTGATACAGAGTCAGCTAACCATGAGTGGATTGAGTTACGTAATACAGAAGCGGTTCCGGTGAATGTGGATGGTTGGATTTTGTCTGACGGGCTTAATTTGGAAATTACTTTATCTGGTACTATACCCGCTTCGTCATATGCAGTTTTGGAGCGTTCAAGTGATGAGGCGGCCACTGGAGCGGCTTTTCTTATTTATACCGGTGCCTTGGTTAATACTGGAGTGACACTAACTTTACGTGACTCTGGTGGATTGATTGTAGATCAGGTGGCAGGGGGAGAAAGCTGGCAAGAAATTGGTGGTGATAATACTACCAAGGATACTGCACAATATACCAGTGCTGGCTGGGTGACAGATAGTCCGACTCCAGGTGCTCAAAATCGTAGTGGTCGGGTGGAACCGAAATTGCCGACTACAGAATCGGTTGTGTCAAAGACCTCAATAAACAAACCTAAAACAGTCTCGTCCAGTAAGGGAAATCAAAAACCTGGCCTGTTGGTTCAGTCAACAGCAGAATTGAATGTTTATGCAGATGTGCCGGACATTGCTTATGTTAATCAAACTATATCACTAACGGCAACTGGAGAAGGGATTGGTCAAACCATTTTAAATTCACTAGTCTACACTTGGAACTTCGGTGATTCTTACGATGCGATGGGTAGTCAAGTAGAACATTTTTACGCTTATCCGGGAACCTATGTGGTAACCGTAAATGCAAAGTATGCCACCCGTGATGTTACTGTACGCAAGGAGATAACCGTCCTGCCAATAACTTTTTCAATTACTAAAAACGAGGTTGGCGACATACAACTTCATAATGATTCCCCTTATGATGTTGATATTTCTGGTTTTAGTATAAAAGGCTTGGCCGAAGTGGTGTTGCCACCTCGAACGATAATCTTGCCCAGAGGAACAATTACAATCGCTAAAGATAGGTTAAAGGTATCAGACGAAAATCTGGTGGCGGTCTATGATACGAAACACAATATCGTAACCTCAACCTTTACTGATTTAGCTGTCGGAGCGGCAGCCAACTTGTTGGCTGCCGCTCCGACAGCTCACTTCGCGGTTGAGAAGAAAGGGTACGAGGTTGTGTCACGGCGCTCGGTAGAGTCAGTTAACACACTAGTCGAAGCTGATACTGATGCTAATTTTGAATATGTTGTAGCGAGTAATGATACAACGCCATCTGAGGTGACGGTTGAAGGGGTGGTTGAGGAAGTTAAAGATGATATTCCAGAGGTATCTAAAATGGAGGAGGTTGATAAGAAGAAAGATAAGTCTGACCCCAGCCCGAAACAGATTAATTGGCCATACCTAGCTTTCACAACTTTATTACTCTTTGTTATTACAGCTATGTATTTCAGCCGACAGCGATCTTAG
- a CDS encoding type IV secretion system DNA-binding domain-containing protein, whose product MSFDPEKITFFAKTDARGQQIPFGIKAKDRQRHMYVVGKTGMGKSTLLENMAAQDIKNGEGMAFIDPHGSAAQTLLEYVPEHRVNDVIYFAPFDMDNPISFNVMEDVGADKRHLVVSGLMSTFKKIWVDAWSARMEYILTNALLALIEYPDTTLLSVNRLFSDKAYRKQVVEYIKDPAVKAFWTEEFANYTDRFMAEALPAIQNKIGQFTGNPLIRNIIGQPHSSFDIRQIMDEKKILIMNLSKGLVGETNANLLGSMLTTRIYLAAMSRADLPVEKMRTMPNFYFYVDEFQSFANSTFANILSEARKYHLNLIIAHQYIEQMEEDVRNAVFGNVGTTIAFRVGPFDAEVLETVFTPRFVAADLVNLGFAQIYLTLMIDGIGSQPFSAITLPPIEQPSVSCRDMVIAASRRNYTRKRAEVEKIVADLHTPVKTETPMKKTNNHNGTNNYSSNSDKKFERKPKRDDGNGGRGENYNVSDFERRKDDRREGGVFDRRESQPRLREGEKRTFENRIERKTDDDYQPKPRELKTTKSLSDLRSILGKISETDKSGVVDNKVNNDRAWTKDENGEATKTIRVQVEKESVKRQDLRGALDLLLKKDEKKEIDNFPKEKTDLVDRKKSNQLREGKGKRDRNRVYAEPDQTDKYKNDFHRLMQEAESAFSELEKKHAVSNSIYGGEQDNFAERSLEVVRSDQAPIDGKIFKPKMVEDKERERENDPLSPDKIQKKLKQSPKENTPFAS is encoded by the coding sequence ATGAGTTTTGATCCGGAAAAAATCACTTTTTTTGCCAAAACTGATGCTCGTGGGCAACAGATACCTTTTGGTATAAAAGCCAAAGATCGTCAGCGTCACATGTACGTAGTGGGAAAGACCGGTATGGGGAAGTCTACCTTGCTCGAGAACATGGCGGCGCAAGATATAAAAAACGGTGAGGGAATGGCTTTTATTGATCCGCATGGGTCAGCAGCTCAAACTCTACTTGAGTATGTACCGGAACATCGGGTGAATGATGTGATTTACTTTGCGCCCTTTGATATGGATAATCCAATCTCTTTTAACGTGATGGAAGATGTGGGGGCCGACAAGAGACATTTGGTGGTGTCGGGTCTCATGTCTACTTTTAAGAAGATTTGGGTGGATGCGTGGAGCGCTAGAATGGAATACATCTTGACCAATGCTCTCTTAGCTCTGATTGAGTATCCAGACACGACCCTGCTTTCGGTCAATCGTCTCTTTTCCGATAAGGCTTATCGAAAGCAGGTGGTGGAGTATATAAAAGATCCAGCAGTTAAAGCTTTTTGGACAGAGGAGTTTGCCAACTACACCGACCGCTTCATGGCTGAAGCTTTACCAGCTATTCAAAACAAGATCGGTCAGTTTACCGGTAATCCTTTGATCCGTAACATCATCGGTCAACCACATTCAAGTTTTGATATCAGACAGATCATGGATGAGAAAAAAATCTTAATCATGAATCTTTCTAAAGGTTTGGTTGGCGAGACCAATGCCAACTTGCTCGGTTCGATGCTCACTACTCGTATTTATTTGGCGGCCATGAGCCGGGCTGACTTACCGGTAGAAAAAATGCGAACCATGCCCAACTTCTATTTCTACGTGGATGAGTTTCAGTCTTTTGCAAACTCAACCTTCGCTAATATTTTATCTGAGGCCCGTAAATACCATTTAAATTTAATTATCGCTCATCAATACATTGAGCAAATGGAAGAGGATGTGCGTAATGCAGTCTTTGGAAACGTCGGTACGACGATAGCTTTTCGAGTTGGGCCATTTGACGCAGAAGTTTTGGAAACGGTGTTTACGCCAAGATTTGTCGCGGCGGACTTAGTGAACCTTGGCTTTGCACAAATTTACTTAACCTTGATGATTGACGGTATCGGATCACAACCGTTCTCTGCGATCACTTTACCACCAATTGAGCAACCGTCAGTGTCGTGTCGAGATATGGTTATTGCGGCTAGTCGCAGAAACTACACTCGTAAGCGGGCAGAGGTTGAAAAGATTGTGGCTGACTTACATACTCCGGTTAAGACGGAGACGCCGATGAAAAAGACCAACAACCATAATGGTACTAATAATTATTCTAGTAACAGCGACAAAAAGTTTGAACGAAAACCAAAGCGCGATGATGGAAATGGTGGTAGAGGGGAGAATTACAACGTAAGTGATTTTGAACGAAGGAAAGATGATCGGAGAGAGGGTGGTGTTTTTGATAGAAGAGAATCGCAGCCACGTCTGAGAGAAGGAGAGAAAAGAACCTTTGAGAATAGAATTGAAAGGAAAACCGATGATGATTATCAGCCAAAACCACGAGAATTAAAAACAACTAAATCGCTGTCTGATTTGCGTAGTATTCTGGGTAAGATAAGTGAAACTGATAAGAGTGGAGTAGTCGACAATAAGGTTAACAATGATAGGGCTTGGACTAAAGACGAAAATGGTGAAGCAACTAAAACCATTCGGGTTCAGGTGGAAAAAGAATCAGTGAAACGTCAGGATTTACGCGGGGCCTTGGATCTATTATTAAAAAAAGATGAAAAAAAAGAGATAGACAATTTTCCTAAAGAAAAAACAGATCTAGTTGATCGAAAGAAATCTAATCAGTTAAGAGAAGGAAAAGGAAAACGCGACAGGAATCGAGTATATGCTGAACCTGATCAGACAGATAAATATAAGAATGATTTTCATCGCTTGATGCAAGAAGCTGAATCAGCCTTCAGCGAGTTAGAGAAAAAACATGCTGTCAGTAATTCTATTTATGGCGGTGAGCAGGATAATTTTGCTGAAAGAAGTTTGGAAGTGGTTAGATCAGATCAGGCTCCGATTGACGGAAAAATCTTTAAACCCAAAATGGTTGAGGACAAAGAAAGAGAGCGCGAAAATGATCCTCTGTCACCAGATAAGATCCAAAAAAAACTTAAACAATCACCAAAAGAAAACACACCCTTCGCTTCCTAA
- a CDS encoding L,D-transpeptidase family protein, with protein MTDESENRRFYMANYQEDTPNTARGTLIPSLKSSRKKIRKKYLSDLSFLSVLALVLVGGIGVVGVQALASMNVASVTQVSIVNPYTSEVEPLNYGVQLSLSEPSFFAETQDSFIDAALTFLSVDLTTMQIRYFENGVLVENVPIVAKSEEGSWCQTPAGLYKVEEKKTNHFSTIGQVNQPWSIGFESNLYIHGWSTYADKSSVAEDFGGDCIRLNNDDAKRIYDHVKINTPILVHENNLEEHPFLYEAKIPDLKTPRYLIADIDSSTVLAADGLDDVVPIASVTKLMTALIAAEYINLDKNIWVNQPTFVQSLIPRLGDRNRVSMYSLMQLLLVESSNEAAEVIAGELGRDKFMELMNQKAKEIGMTNSYFIDPSGLGAENVSTLSDLLRLSQYIYSNRKFIFELTANQDLPTSYVSGEFGELLNFNQIDGLGNFIGGKVGETNAAGQTSVSLHSLKVKGVTRTIAVIILGSESRNEDVLKLLHYAEERFGS; from the coding sequence ATGACTGATGAATCTGAGAACCGACGGTTCTACATGGCTAATTACCAAGAAGACACACCAAACACAGCTCGCGGAACTTTAATTCCGAGTTTAAAAAGTTCCAGAAAAAAAATCCGAAAAAAGTACCTAAGCGACTTAAGTTTTTTGTCAGTCTTGGCCCTTGTGCTGGTTGGTGGAATTGGGGTGGTTGGAGTGCAAGCTTTAGCTTCAATGAATGTCGCTTCGGTAACTCAAGTTTCCATTGTGAATCCGTACACCTCGGAGGTTGAACCGCTTAATTATGGTGTTCAACTGTCTCTTTCAGAACCGTCGTTTTTTGCTGAGACCCAAGATTCTTTTATTGACGCGGCCTTGACTTTCTTGTCTGTTGATTTGACGACGATGCAGATACGGTATTTTGAAAATGGTGTTTTGGTTGAAAATGTACCAATTGTGGCAAAATCTGAGGAGGGATCATGGTGTCAGACACCGGCTGGTTTATATAAAGTAGAGGAGAAAAAAACTAATCACTTCTCAACCATTGGGCAAGTTAATCAACCGTGGAGTATTGGTTTTGAAAGCAATCTTTATATCCATGGTTGGTCAACTTATGCTGATAAGAGTTCGGTAGCCGAAGATTTTGGCGGCGACTGTATCCGACTAAATAATGATGATGCTAAAAGGATTTATGATCATGTCAAAATAAATACCCCTATTTTAGTTCATGAAAATAATTTAGAGGAACATCCTTTTTTATATGAAGCAAAAATTCCCGATCTCAAGACGCCACGCTATTTAATAGCTGACATCGATAGTAGTACGGTATTGGCCGCCGATGGTCTTGATGACGTTGTGCCGATTGCTTCTGTTACTAAGTTGATGACGGCTTTAATTGCGGCCGAGTATATAAATTTGGATAAAAATATTTGGGTCAATCAACCTACCTTTGTTCAATCACTAATTCCAAGGCTAGGCGATCGAAACCGGGTTTCCATGTATAGTCTGATGCAGCTTTTGTTGGTGGAGTCTTCAAATGAAGCGGCTGAAGTAATAGCTGGAGAGCTGGGAAGAGATAAGTTTATGGAGCTAATGAATCAGAAGGCCAAGGAGATTGGCATGACAAATAGCTATTTTATTGACCCGTCCGGGCTGGGGGCTGAAAACGTATCGACCCTCAGTGATCTGCTTAGACTATCCCAGTATATATATTCTAATCGAAAATTTATTTTTGAATTGACTGCGAATCAAGACTTGCCAACTTCATATGTTAGCGGAGAGTTTGGTGAGTTACTTAATTTTAATCAAATTGACGGACTGGGTAATTTTATTGGCGGCAAGGTGGGAGAAACAAATGCCGCTGGTCAGACCTCAGTGTCTCTACATAGTCTTAAGGTGAAAGGAGTGACCAGAACGATAGCTGTCATTATTCTAGGTTCTGAAAGTAGGAATGAGGATGTTTTAAAACTTTTGCATTATGCTGAAGAACGTTTTGGGAGTTAG
- the rsmI gene encoding 16S rRNA (cytidine(1402)-2'-O)-methyltransferase: protein MGTLYIVATPIGNLEDITLRAIRILGEVDYVLCEDTRVTGKLLSHYDIKTPMKRYDAHTSEKVHESVLGDLEEGKNIALVSDAGTPGVSDPGVMLVGRARLARAARIDAIPGPSAVTAAFSISGITGNQFTFLGFVPQKKGRETFFKCLATFPQPAIFFESTHRILKTLESLAGFYPEARVSLGRELTKLHEEMLVGTPAEVLEILNTNSVKQKGEFVVILQTGGQNLPKGRALHT from the coding sequence ATGGGAACACTATATATAGTAGCGACACCGATTGGAAATCTGGAGGATATCACCTTGCGGGCTATTCGTATTTTGGGCGAGGTTGATTATGTTTTGTGTGAAGACACGCGAGTGACCGGCAAACTTTTGTCGCACTACGATATCAAGACACCGATGAAGCGTTATGATGCGCATACGAGCGAAAAGGTACACGAGTCTGTGCTTGGTGACTTGGAGGAAGGGAAGAATATCGCTCTTGTGAGTGATGCGGGTACGCCGGGAGTGAGTGACCCGGGGGTTATGTTGGTGGGGCGCGCCCGGCTAGCGCGAGCAGCGCGAATAGACGCTATCCCTGGACCGTCAGCAGTAACGGCCGCTTTCTCTATATCTGGCATTACTGGTAATCAGTTTACTTTTCTTGGCTTTGTGCCGCAGAAGAAAGGTCGCGAGACTTTTTTCAAATGTCTCGCGACCTTTCCGCAACCAGCGATATTTTTTGAATCAACTCACCGTATTTTAAAAACTTTGGAATCACTAGCTGGGTTTTATCCAGAAGCTAGAGTTAGTCTTGGACGTGAACTAACCAAGTTACATGAAGAAATGTTGGTTGGTACACCGGCTGAAGTTTTGGAGATTTTAAATACCAATTCTGTCAAACAAAAAGGGGAGTTTGTGGTGATTTTACAAACAGGGGGCCAGAATTTGCCCAAGGGCAGAGCTCTGCATACGTAA
- a CDS encoding TMEM165/GDT1 family protein, producing the protein MELVSIFVSTFAVVFVGELGDKTQIATGTGALAKPGHTKIIFLSSSIALIAVAGLTTFFAGLIPKEYMPYVVVVGGIVLIIYGIYLYLKAGKNEDGLKEDFSEKRTWVIFFTNFWIIFIAEMGDKTQMVTLGSALENQSHLWLVFITASSALVLVTALTIFGVTKLPKHWICKVQKLGAVFMILFGIHMLY; encoded by the coding sequence ATGGAACTGGTATCAATATTCGTATCAACCTTTGCTGTAGTTTTTGTTGGTGAATTGGGTGATAAGACTCAAATCGCCACCGGAACTGGTGCCTTAGCAAAACCAGGTCATACTAAAATCATTTTTTTGAGTTCCTCTATAGCCCTCATTGCAGTAGCTGGTTTAACCACTTTCTTTGCCGGACTAATACCCAAAGAGTACATGCCTTACGTAGTTGTTGTTGGAGGAATTGTACTTATTATATATGGTATCTATCTCTATCTTAAAGCTGGTAAAAATGAAGATGGATTAAAAGAAGACTTCTCGGAAAAAAGAACCTGGGTAATATTCTTTACAAATTTTTGGATAATCTTTATCGCTGAAATGGGGGACAAGACTCAAATGGTCACCTTAGGTTCAGCTCTTGAAAACCAATCTCATCTTTGGCTTGTGTTTATAACCGCTTCTTCAGCTTTGGTTTTAGTAACTGCTCTCACGATATTTGGAGTTACTAAATTACCAAAGCATTGGATTTGTAAAGTTCAAAAGCTTGGAGCTGTGTTTATGATATTGTTTGGCATACACATGCTATATTAA
- a CDS encoding type II toxin-antitoxin system HicA family toxin, translated as MSKKDKLVEKFLNTPRSIKYSQLLVILEYLEFEKIQAKGSHIKFKHYKLTKDLIIPVHNNECKDFYKEQAKSFIREIM; from the coding sequence ATGTCTAAAAAGGACAAGTTGGTTGAAAAATTTTTGAATACTCCAAGATCTATCAAATATAGTCAGTTATTGGTCATTCTTGAATATTTGGAGTTTGAAAAGATACAAGCAAAAGGTAGTCATATTAAGTTCAAACACTACAAATTAACCAAAGATTTAATAATACCGGTACACAATAACGAATGTAAAGATTTTTATAAGGAGCAAGCGAAATCATTTATTAGAGAAATAATGTAA
- a CDS encoding UDP-N-acetylmuramate--L-alanine ligase — translation MSNIKLDEVTRVHFIGVGGIGMSALARFFLHEGKVVSGSDRASSAITEALSSEGVEFTPKQSPDNITDDIDLVVYTEGVNEKTEGYGELMAAREKEIETINYFTALGLVVNPYYLIAVAGTHGKTTTTAMLADVLEEASFDPSVVVGSLRTKTRSNYRAGKSKYFVVEACEYKRDFLRLEPDILVITNIELDHVDYYQDLADVQNAFRTLAKKVPADGFIIADVSNPNVKPVLEGVEATVIDYRTFVDLGISLHQPGLHNRLNAAAASATASTLEIEKAVSDKALENFAGTWRRFEYKGEVNGIKVYDDYAHHPTEIAAAIGGSKELYPDKSLMVVFQSHTYTRTSELFDDFVTALAKADRVILLPIYAAREENVSGVSSGKLAEAIMEIGGQAKVVVNPEEGVELAKKITPENGVIITMGAGDMTSKVAEGLVNK, via the coding sequence ATGTCAAATATAAAACTAGACGAAGTAACCAGGGTTCATTTTATTGGCGTGGGTGGTATTGGGATGTCGGCCTTGGCGCGGTTTTTCTTGCATGAAGGAAAGGTAGTTAGCGGCTCAGACCGAGCGTCTTCTGCTATCACTGAAGCCTTAAGCAGTGAAGGGGTGGAATTTACCCCTAAGCAATCACCAGATAACATTACTGATGATATTGATCTTGTGGTCTATACCGAAGGAGTGAACGAAAAAACTGAAGGTTATGGCGAGCTTATGGCGGCGCGTGAAAAGGAAATTGAAACCATTAACTACTTCACAGCGCTTGGACTGGTGGTTAATCCATACTACTTGATTGCGGTGGCTGGTACGCATGGTAAGACGACCACTACCGCGATGTTGGCTGATGTCTTGGAGGAAGCTAGTTTTGATCCAAGTGTGGTGGTTGGATCACTTCGCACAAAGACTAGGAGTAATTACCGGGCGGGGAAGAGTAAGTATTTTGTGGTGGAGGCGTGTGAATACAAGCGAGACTTCTTGCGCCTAGAACCGGATATTTTGGTAATTACAAATATCGAGCTTGATCATGTTGACTACTACCAAGACTTGGCGGATGTGCAAAATGCTTTTCGTACTTTAGCTAAAAAAGTACCGGCTGACGGATTTATCATTGCTGATGTTAGTAACCCAAACGTAAAGCCGGTGTTGGAAGGGGTGGAGGCTACAGTGATAGATTATCGAACTTTTGTAGACTTGGGTATTTCTCTACACCAACCCGGCCTTCATAATAGACTCAATGCTGCCGCTGCAAGTGCCACTGCGAGTACGCTCGAAATAGAGAAAGCAGTGAGTGATAAAGCACTCGAGAATTTTGCTGGTACTTGGCGACGGTTTGAATATAAAGGAGAAGTAAATGGAATCAAAGTCTATGACGATTATGCTCACCATCCGACCGAAATTGCGGCAGCAATAGGTGGATCCAAAGAATTATATCCAGATAAATCTTTGATGGTGGTTTTCCAATCGCATACCTATACTCGCACTAGCGAGTTATTCGATGATTTTGTGACGGCGCTAGCTAAAGCTGATAGGGTAATTTTGTTACCAATCTATGCAGCACGAGAAGAAAATGTCTCTGGTGTAAGTAGTGGGAAATTAGCTGAAGCGATCATGGAGATAGGTGGACAGGCTAAAGTGGTGGTGAACCCAGAAGAGGGGGTAGAACTAGCTAAAAAAATAACTCCAGAAAATGGAGTGATAATAACCATGGGTGCGGGAGATATGACGAGTAAGGTGGCGGAGGGGTTGGTTAATAAATAG